One Echeneis naucrates chromosome 16, fEcheNa1.1, whole genome shotgun sequence DNA window includes the following coding sequences:
- the ptprbl gene encoding receptor-type tyrosine-protein phosphatase beta: protein MDARLLPLLLLLRISPVSGFLIMLTPQRLCLVAQSEVIRLGSCNAIDPACQWAWTGGARLIHTQSSRCLWANPSLHLPLHTRLAKLSNCSGAPPWSCYDAEGALELARTQMYLKKLGLRVVVGGNPKMTAWRKYDMDSGGNHLMSSLCPHIESTPPSTLRPQEFSSSVFTIRRSGTTVTDDLPPDSTHRVSRQVTRPQTRTLGTDSTTVTELLAVNQTQVVSPGLPEFTMESSSNPVETSTGIKIPERRIEDQTSSWWAKSTAETLFSSGVKFTSKASLTSPTTPPPTTAVWTHPPTTSQTQLTISQTPPTTLQTQFTLSQTPSTTSQTPLTISQSPPTTSQTPLTISQSPPTTSQTQFTLSQTSPTTSQTQFTLSQTSPTTSQTQFTLSQTSPTTSQTQFTLSQTSPTTSQTQFTLSQTSPTTSQTQFTISQTPPTTSQTPLTISETPPTLSQAPITTSQTFPNNPQTRTITLYPPPSATWIPEADSKITETQTTQSTSPTVPSTSLTSPSTTSTHGCIKTMTTIQTTSETRPADWKTTTRLTTTPQTTAAKLTTPSATTKITVQTSTPLSRCFVNVTEVSSSSDLAVVRLITGGPSCTFTLVPEDSLAESTTCESHGKTGTSFICQVTGLEPGTLNRLTVKSRTDGEIESISVRTDPVGPAHLEVQEVQHNNFSGIHPDSSDLRVSWPRSAGHVDWYNVTLEDLSSGSTRSTKITGSAEPQSGFSLLVPGTMYRVSVVATAGNKSAAPIYATAATAPSPVQDLQVGSQSPHSLCVTWLGGPGRTNWIRVLLKDQDQVLLKNVSLANNETSAELDHLQPGTPYTVSVVTEAAGRQSSVSKQAVTVPAALTGLRLDNSGSSDSLVASWAQPEGGVDVHVVTLTSLGSTIQEHFLSANITKVVFKGLTSGCSYQLLVRTIAGGQSTETRTQGRTVPSQVSGLSLSPDGEVLQLSWMPPSGDWENYSVLLKDGSVVLVNKTVGRLMRRLNFSGPGLALVPGRLYRAEVTVNSGLLGNSVSCHGRLAPGPVQQLLVSHTDESTLSVAWSRPVGEWDGFTVLLRQADSTNVVAQRILPWESMVCTFNILTSGRHYAITVKTNSGNLSSSASVMAWTAPAQVAMLQLSNQGATDRLQAEWERAPGDLDSYRVLLVHDSSVIKNESVAANATAISFQSLKAGALYRVVVTTFRGGHTSRQRVAEGRTVPAAVGDVTVSNNGRMDFLSVSWRSAAGEVDSYLVTLRDQEKTVHTLAVSKSSPECVFNSLVSGRLYNISISSRSGTYQNLTWVQERTQPSKVQDPTATHAARDDYLKVYWRHAAGDFDLYQVFIKHNNMFLQNQTVLKMQSECVFSGLVPGRLYTVLVNTQSGKYEASASTYGRTLPAAVRSLVLTGQGTEDLRVTWAAAPGDVDHYEVQLLFNDIKVFPPITLGSGVEECVLSSLTPGRLYKILVSTFSGPNQRAKFIEGRTVPSRVKNIHISNSGDSSSLKVCWTPGQGDVDAFSVFLFRQYRQLDVRRVVKQQNEVTFGSLQPGQEYTITVQSVSGELVNNNSASGRTVPSEVMGVQVGNLHTTCSLQVSWQEAVGVADGYVLQVLDSRGSQVANASQPTGHTSHRFDGLTPGKRYRVLVQTTSGGVHSVGVSAEAQTRPAAVKNLAVKANTTNSLTILWSPPEGEFQLYEVVLYQSDQTLQERHRVQSSTQLISFQGLRPGAPYKIVVLTHSGQQTNQSSIWARTVPAAVRSLRAHSGNQCESLWLDWDRGPGDLGGFLVTLYKPDGTKQAQQQLGPEASRSLFSHLVPGRLYRVQVLTLSGDLSNGASTEGRTAPRPPSSLLFRGVTNTSLEVTWSGPVGSDYDDFHLQWSPEDRLSVINPYHSRTSGSRILSGMFPGRRYTFSLRTVSGATGTTPTCSTLIHNSIRTKPERVHSLHCHPQSSTSISCSWGAPWADYDSYTIECLHQSSRTLVYSRRTNRNITTYVITQLEPHKRYTVSVKVISDQTTSDEAQDSVVTMIDRPPTPPLSTRVSDKSAVVTKSAISFTFNCSWFSDVNGAIRFFTVVVTESEGVDDVRPKQEHPLPSYLEYRSNSSIKSYQTRYFPSHCPQGPDSSHSVQINVGTGMELLGGTCDHKDANAETSRDLKQFCDGPLKPKTAYRLSVRAFTQLFASEGSDLTAVLPLYTDTYLSLPVVTEAEPLSGVVEGVSAGLFLIATMIGVTALLVCRQKAHKVVEGRTGVMMSVRRERATSGVHLGVRGNRRISSPIKVVNFEAHFTKLQADSSYLLSEEYEDLKDVGRSQSLDSALLPENRGKNRYNNILPYDSTRVKLSYVDDDPCSDYINASYIPGNNFRREYIATQGPLPGTKDDFWKMVWEQNVHIVVMVTQCVEKGRVKCDHYWPLDQDPLYYGDLIVQMLSESVLPEWTIREFNICSEEHLSFSRLVRQFHYTVWPDHGVPETTQSLIQFVRTVRDYINRTPGSGPTVVHCSAGVGRTGTFIVLDRLLQQLDTKDTMEIYGTVFDLRLHRSHMVQTECQYAFLHQCVRDVLRARKLRSEQESLVCPVYENMNHRELLSTRR, encoded by the exons ATGGACGCTCGTCTTTTGCCTTTACTTCTGCTGCTGAGGATCAGTCCTGTGT CTGGGTTCCTCATCATGCTAACGCCCCAGAGGTTATGCCTGGTCGCACAGAGTGAAGTCATCAGGCTGGGAAGTTGCAATGCCATTGACCCAGCCTGTCAGTGGGCGTGGACAGGCGGGGCCAGGCTCATTCACACTCAGTCCTCCAGGTGTCTGTGGGCCAATCCCAGCCTCCACCTGCCGCTGCACACCCGCCTCGCAAAACTGAGCAACTGCAGCGGAGCGCCGCCGTGGAGCTGCTATGATGCTGAGGGCGCACTTGAACTGGCCAGGACGCAAATGTACCTGAAGAAACTGGGGTTACgggtggtggtgggaggaaacccaaagATGACAGCGTGGAGAAAGTACGATATGGACTCAGGAGGGAATCATTTGATGTCGTCTTTATGTCCCCATATAG AATCCACCCCTCCATCCACCCTCAGACCTCAGGAGTTTAGCAGCTCTGTCTTCACCATCAGACGATCTGGAACCACTGTGACCGACGACCTACCACCAGACAGCACCCACCGAGTCAGCAGGCAGGTCACCAGACCTCAGACCAGGACCCTGGGAACTGACTCCACGACTGTCACTGAGCTGTTGGCTGTAAATCAGACCCAGGTGGTCTCACCAGGTCTACCTGAGTTCACCATGGAATCATCCTCAAATCCTGTAGAGACCTCAACAGGGATTAAAATCCCTGAGCGCCGAATTGAAGACCAGACCTCATCCTGGTGGGCCAAGTCTACTGCTGAGACCTTGTTCTCCTCTGGGGTCAAGTTCACCTCCAAAGCTTCACTTACATCACCAACTACTCCACCCCCAACAACAGCAGTGTGGACTCATCCACCCACCACCTCGCAGACCCAACTCACCATTTCACAGACACCACCCACCACCTTGCAGACCCAATTCACCCTCTCACAGACTCCATCCACCACCTCACAGACTCCCCTCACCATCTCACAAAGTCCACCCACCACCTCGCAGACTCCCCTCACCATCTCACAGAGTCCACCCACCACCTCGCAGACCCAATTCACCCTCTCACAGACTTCACCCACCACCTCGCAGACCCAATTCACCCTCTCACAGACTTCACCCACCACCTCGCAGACCCAATTCACCCTCTCACAGACTTCGCCCACCACCTCGCAGACCCAATTCACCCTCTCACAGACTTCGCCCACCACCTCGCAGACCCAATTCACCCTCTCACAGACTTCGCCCACCACCTCGCAGACCCAATTCACCATTTCCCAGACTCCACCCACCACCTCACAGACACCCCTCACCATCTCAGAGACTCCACCCACCCTGTCACAAGCCCCTATCACCACCTCACAGACCTTTCCCAACAACCCTCAGACTCGAACCATCACTTTGTACCCTCCCCCCTCAGCCACCTGGATACCGGAGGCAGACTCCAAAATCACAGAGACTCAGACGACTCAATCTACATCTCCAACTGTCCCTTCCACAAGTCTGACGAGTCCATCTACAACCTCAACCCACGGCTGCATCAAAACCATGACAACCATCCAGACGACTTCAGAAACCAGACCAGCTGATTGGAAGACAACCACCCGTCTGACAACAACGCCTCAGACAACGGCCGCCAAACTGACCACTCCCTCTGCAACCACAAAGATAACT GTGCAGACATCCACTCCTCTCTCCCGATGCTTCGTGAATGTGACAGAGGTCAGCTCCAGCTCAGACTTGGCTGTAGTCAGGCTCATCACTGGTGGACCGTCTTGCACATTCACTCTGGTTCCTGAGGACTCCCTGGCTGAGTCCACCACCTGTGAATCACATGGCAAGACCGGCACCAGCTTCATCTGTCAGGTCACAGGTCTGGAGCCTGGGACCCTGAATCGGCTGACAGTGAAGTCCAGGACGGATGGAGAGATAGAAAGCATATCAGTAAGAACAg ACCCAGTCGGTCCGGCTCACCTTGAGGTCCAGGAGGTCCAGCATAACAATTTTTCTGGGATTCATCCAGATTCTTCTGATTTGAGGGTGTCCTGGCCTCGCTCTGCCGGTCATGTGGACTGGTACAATGTCACTCTAGAGGACTTAAGTTCTGGATCCACCCGCAGCACCAAGATCACGGGCTCTGCAGAACCACAGTCTGGTTTCAGCTTGCTGGTTCCTGGGACTATGTACCGGGTTAGCGTGGTGGCTACTGCTGGCAACAAGAGCGCTGCCCCTATCTATGCCACCGCAGCCACAG CTCCCTCCCCGGTTCAGGATCTCCAGGTGGGGTCCCAGTCTCCCCACAGTCTCTGTGTCACCTGGCTGGGGGGTCCGGGAAGAACTAATTGGATCAGGGTTCTTCTgaaagaccaggaccaggttcTACTGAAGAATGTCAGTCTGGCAAACAATGAGACTTCTGCTGAACTGGACCACCTGCAGCCAGGGACACCGTATACTGTCAGTGTGGTAACAGAGGCTGCTGGCCGGCAGAGCTCTGTCTCCAAGCAGGCTGTGACAG TCCCAGCGGCACTCACAGGTCTGAGGCTGGACAATAGCGGCAGCTCTGACAGTCTGGTTGCCTCCTGGGCGCAGCCTGAAGGGGGCGTGGATGTCCATGTGGTCACCCTGACGTCTTTGGGATCCACCATCCAAgagcacttcctgtctgccaaCATAACCAAGGTGGTTTTTAAGGGCCTGACCTCCGGCTGCAGCTACCAGCTGTTAGTCCGGACCATCGCTGGAGGACAAAGCACAGAGACCAGAACCCAGGGGAGAACAG TGCCCAGCCAGGTGTCAGGTCTTTCCCTGTCCCCTGACGGTGaagtgctgcagctcagctggaTGCCCCCATCAGGTGACTGGGAGAACTACAGCGTCCTTCTGAAGGATGGCTCGGTGGTCCTTGTGAACAAGACCGTTGGCAGACTGATGAGGCGGCTGAACTTTTCTGGCCCTGGCCTTGCTCTGGTGCCAGGGAGGCTCTACAGGGCAGAGGTCACGGTAAACAGCGGCCTTCTGGGTAATTCGGTGTCCTGCCATGGTAGACTGG CCCCTGGCCCcgtgcagcagctgcttgtcTCTCACACCGATGAAAGCACCCTGAGCGTAGCGTGGAGCCGCCCGGTTGGTGAGTGGGACGGCTTCACTGTGCTCCTCCGGCAGGCGGACTCCACCAATGTGGTGGCTCAGAGGATCCTCCCATGGGAGTCTATGGTGTGCACTTTCAACATCCTCACCTCTGGACGCCACTACGCCATCACTGTGAAGACCAACAGTGGAAACCTAagcagctctgcctctgtgATGGCATGGACTG CTCCGGCTCAGGTCGCCATGTTGCAGCTGTCTAACCAGGGCGCCACTGACAGGCTACAGGCTGAATGGGAACGAGCCCCCGGAGACCTGGACTCGTACCGCGTCCTGCTGGTCCACGACAGCAGCGTCATCAAGAATGAGAGCGTGGCAGCCAACGCCACCGCCATCAGCTTCCAGTCTCTGAAAGCAGGAGCTCTGTACAGGGTGGTGGTGACTACGTTCAGGGGCGGACACACCTCCCGACAGAGGGTGGCAGAGGGGCGCACCG TCCCTGCTGCCGTGGGTGATGTGACGGTCAGTAATAACGGTCGTATGGACTTCCTCAGTGTGTCTTGGCGTTCGGCGGCAGGTGAGGTGGACAGTTACTTGGTGACCCTGAGAGACCAGGAGAAGACTGTACACACTCTGGCAGTTTCTAAGTCCAGTCCAGAGTGTGTCTTTAACTCTCTGGTGTCTGGACGTCTCTacaacatcagcatcagctcCCGCAGCGGAACCTACCAGAACCTCACCTGGGTCCAGGAGAGAACAC AGCCGTCAAAGGTCCAGGACCCAACGGCGACCCACGCTGCCCGGGACGACTACCTGAAGGTCTACTGGCGTCACGCCGCTGGTGACTTCGACCTGTACCAAGTGTTCATCAAACACAACAATATGTTCCTGCAGAACCAGACAGTGCTGAAGATGCAGAGCGAGTGTGTGTTTAGTGGGCTGGTGCCCGGCAGGCTCTACACTGTTCTGGTCAACACACAGAGTGGAAAATACGAAGCAAGCGCCTCCACCTATGGCAGGACCC TCCCAGCAGCAGTCCGGTCCCTAGTCCTGACTGGGCAGGGGACAGAGGACCTGAGGGTGACATGGGCCGCTGCTCCGGGTGATGTGGATCACTATGAAGTGCAGCTGCTTTTCAATGACATTAAAGTGTTCCCTCCAATCACACTGGGCAGCGGCGTGGAGGAGTGTGTGCTGTCATCGCTCACACCTGGACGCCTCTACAAGATCCTGGTCTCAACCTTTAGTGGCCCCAACCAGAGGGCCAAGTTCATAGAGGGTCGCACAG TCCCCAGCAGAGTGAAGAACATCCATATCAGTAACAGTGGAGACAGCAGCAGTCTGAAGGTGTGCTGGACTCCAGGTCAGGGAGACGTGGATGCTTTCTCCGTGTTCCTGTTCAGACAATACCGACAGCTCGACGTCCGGCGTGTTGTCAAACAGCAGAATGAGGTGACTTTTGGCTCCTTGCAGCCCGGGCAGGAGTACACCATCACGGTGCAGTCAGTGAGTGGTGAGCTAGTCAACAACAACTCTGCCTCTGGACGCACAG TGCCCTCAGAGGTGATGGGGGTCCAAGTGGGGAATCTCCACACCACCTGCAGCCTGCAGGTGAGCTGGCAGGAAGCTGTGGGCGTGGCTGATGGATACGTCCTTCAGGTTCTGGACAGCAGAGGCAGTCAGGTGGCCAATGCCTCTCAGCCCACTGGACATACAAGCCACAGGTTTGATGGCCTTACCCCAGGTAAGAGGTACAGAGTCCTGGTCCAGACCACCAGTGGGGGGGTCCACAGCGTGGGAGTCAGCGCTGAGGCTCAGACAC GCCCTGCAGCTGTCAAAAACCTGGCCGTTAAAGCCAACACCACCAACAGTCTGACCATCCTCTGGTCTCCTCCAGAGGGGGAGTTCCAGCTGTATGAGGTCGTCCTGTACCAGAGCGACCAAACGCTGCAGGAGAGACacagagtccagtccagcacacagtTGATCTCCTTCCAGGGTCTCAGACCAGGAGCCCCTTACAAGATCGTGGTACTAACCCACAGCGGACAGCAGACCAACCAGTCCTCTATATGGGCCAGGacag TCCCAGCAGCCGTGCGATCTCTCAGGGCTCACAGTGGGAACCAGTGTGAGTCTCTGTGGCTGGACTGGGACCGTGGACCAGGTGACCTGGGTGGGTTTCTGGTGACACTCTACAAACCTGATGGAACCAAACaggcacagcagcagcttggcCCAGAGGCTTCCAGATCCCTCTTCTCACACCTGGTCCCAGGCCGACTGTACCGAGTCCAGGTCCTGACTCTGAGCGGAGACCTGAGCAATGGGGCCAGCACAGAGGGCCGAACTG CTCCCAGACCTCCATCATCCCTTCTGTTCAGGGGGGTTACCAACACATCTCTAGAGGTGACGTGGAGCGGCCCGGTGGGCTCCGACTACGATGACTTCCATCTGCAGTGGAGTCCTGAAGACCGGCTATCCGTCATCAACCCGTACCACAGCCGGACGTCCGGAAGCCGCATCCTGAGTGGGATGTTCCCTGGACGACGGTACACCTTCAGCCTCCGGACAGTCAGCGGAGCCACGGGGACCACGCCCACCTGCAGTACCTTGATCCACAACAGCATCCGCACCA AGCCAGAGCGAGTCCACAGCCTCCACTGTCACCCTCAGAGCTCCACCTCCATCTCCTGCTCCTGGGGGGCCCCATGGGCTGACTACGACTCCTACACCATTGAGTGTCTGCACCAGAGCTCCAGAACACTGGTTTACTCCAGACGCACCAACCGAAATATCACCACCTACGTCATCACTCAGCTGGAGCCCCACAAACGCTACACAGTCTCTGTGAAGGTGATCTCGGACCAGACCACCAGTGACGAGGCTCAGGATAGCGTGGTGACAATGATCGACC GtcctcccacccccccactcaGCACCCGGGTCAGTGACAAATCAGCTGTGGTGACCAAGTCTGCTATCAGCTTCACCTTCAACTGCAGCTGGTTCAGCGACGTCAACGGAGCCATCAGGTTCTTCACTGTAGTGGTGACTGAGTCTGAAG GGGTTGATGATGTGCGGCCAAAGCAGGAGCATCCTTTGCCATCTTACTTGGAGTACAGATCCAACAGCTCCATCAAGTCCTACCAGACCAGATACTTTCCTAGTCACTGCCCCCAAGGCCCCGACAGCTCTCACAGCGTCCAGATCAATGTGGGTACAGGGATGGAGTTGCTTGGAGGGACCTGTGACCACAAGGATGCAAATGCAGAGACCAGCAGAGACCTGAAGCAGTTCTGCGATGGACCACTGAAACCTAAAACAGCCTACAG ACTCAGCGTTCGAGCGTTTACTCAGCTCTTTGCCTCGGAAGGAAGTGACCTCACCGCAGTGCTGCCTTTGTACACTGACACATACCTGTCTCTACCTGTGGTCACTGAGGCCG AGCCTCTGAGCGGTGTGGTTGAAGGTGTCAGTGCTGGACTGTTCCTCATCGCCACAATGATTGGAGTCACTGCTCTGCTGGTCTGCAgacaaaaagcacacaaagt TGTTGAGGGGAGAACAGGAGTGATGATGagtgtgaggagagagagagcgacatcAGGAGTTCACCTTGGCGTCAGAGG AAACCGTCGTATCTCCAG CCCCATCAAGGTCGTGAACTTTGAGGCCCACTTCACCAAACTTCAGGCTGACTCTAGCTATCTTCTGTCAGAGGAATACGAG GACTTGAAGGACGTTGGGCGTAGTCAGTCTCTAGACTCTGCTCTGTTACCAGAGAATCGTGGGAAGAACCGCTACAACAACATCCTGCCCT ACGATTCTACCAGGGTCAAGCTGTCCTATGTGGATGACGATCCCTGCTCCGACTATATCAACGCCAGCTACATCCCA GGGAATAACTTCCGTCGAGAGTACATCGCCACACAGGGACCTCTGCCAGGAACCAAGGATGATTTCTGGAAGATGGTCTGGGAGCAGAATGTCCACATCGTGGTGATGGTCACTCAGTGTGTGGAGAAAGGAAGG GTAAAGTGTGATCACTACTGGCCCTTGGACCAGGATCCTCTTTATTATGGAGACCTGATCGTCCAGATGTTGTCAGAGTCTGTCCTGCCAGAATGGACCATCCGAGAGTTCAACATATGCAGC gaggaGCACCTGAGCTTCAGTCGTTTGGTCCGTCAGTTCCACTACACTGTGTGGCCTGACCACGGAGTTCCAGAGACCACCCAGTCCCTGATCCAGTTTGTCCGAACTGTAAGGGACTACATCAACAGAACTCCTGGGTCTGGACCCACTGTGGTGCACTGCAG TGCTGGTGTGGGACGTACGGGAACCTTCATTGTCCTGGACCGGCTCCTGCAGCAGTTGGACACAAAAGACACAATGGAAATCTATGGCACTGTCTTTGACCTGAGGCTTCACCGCTCACATATGGTGCAGACGGAG TGTCAGTACGCCTTCCTCCACCAGTGTGTTCGAGATGTTCTGAGGGCCAGGAAGCTGCGCAGTGAGCAGGAGAGCCTGGTTTGTCCGGTCTATGAGAACATGAACCACAGAG AGCTCCTGAGCACCAGGCGATAG